A stretch of Acidimicrobiales bacterium DNA encodes these proteins:
- a CDS encoding glycosyltransferase — protein MKADLLDGKRRRFGGEFAASGARSREKLASTASAPRRTKGRERSSDDALLSCSVGIMAYNEEANIAEAITSVLNQQVSCGKVAELIVVASGCTDSTVEIVAGLAAVDPRIQLIVQEERAGKASAINLFIEAARSPILLMVGADTVVAYGSVGELLQHFKDPTVGMVGGHPVPVNDDETFIGHSVHLLWRLHDRIARRTPKLGEIVAFRNVITGIPSDTAVDEISIEVAINELGYRLVYETRAFVYNKGPTTVADFLRQRRRIAAGHHEIAKQDGYVASTMSVWRIVQIGLRSVIWTLGAVALEGTARGLGYYDFRRHRPHHIWETVSTTKTNIAEQVSAVRSTGRLPATRDDSNEPCGDVVVDLTASSRLSHLDRTSEEVRSSWG, from the coding sequence GTGAAAGCTGACCTGCTAGATGGCAAACGGCGCCGATTCGGGGGCGAATTCGCCGCCAGTGGCGCGCGGTCGCGAGAAAAGTTGGCTTCAACCGCGTCGGCGCCACGGAGAACAAAGGGCCGGGAGCGGTCTTCCGACGACGCGTTGCTCTCGTGCAGCGTCGGCATCATGGCGTACAACGAGGAAGCCAACATCGCCGAAGCAATCACTAGCGTGCTCAATCAGCAGGTCTCGTGTGGGAAGGTCGCCGAGCTGATTGTGGTCGCCAGCGGCTGCACCGACTCGACCGTCGAAATCGTCGCGGGGCTCGCGGCTGTTGACCCCCGGATCCAACTGATCGTTCAGGAGGAGCGGGCGGGCAAGGCTTCGGCGATCAACCTCTTCATCGAGGCTGCCCGGTCCCCGATTCTTCTCATGGTCGGCGCTGACACCGTGGTAGCTTACGGGTCCGTCGGCGAGCTGCTCCAGCACTTCAAGGACCCCACGGTCGGAATGGTGGGTGGCCACCCGGTTCCGGTCAATGACGACGAGACTTTCATTGGCCACTCGGTTCACCTTCTGTGGCGGCTTCACGACCGGATTGCCCGGCGGACACCGAAACTAGGGGAGATCGTCGCATTCCGGAACGTCATCACTGGCATCCCTTCAGATACTGCAGTCGACGAGATCTCTATCGAAGTCGCCATTAACGAACTCGGGTATCGGCTGGTGTACGAAACGCGAGCCTTCGTTTACAACAAGGGACCGACGACGGTTGCCGATTTCCTTAGGCAGCGACGGAGGATCGCGGCCGGGCATCATGAAATCGCCAAGCAGGACGGCTATGTCGCCTCCACCATGAGCGTGTGGCGCATCGTTCAAATCGGTCTTCGGTCGGTTATCTGGACCCTAGGCGCGGTGGCCCTCGAGGGAACGGCTAGGGGGCTGGGCTATTACGACTTCCGCCGGCACCGACCGCATCACATTTGGGAAACGGTCAGCACCACGAAGACGAACATAGCTGAGCAAGTAAGCGCCGTGCGAAGTACAGGAAGGTTACCGGCCACCCGCGATGATTCGAATGAGCCCTGTGGCGACGTTGTGGTCGACCTAACTGCAAGTTCTCGGCTCTCCCACTTGGATCGCACGTCCGAGGAGGTCCGATCGTCGTGGGGATGA
- a CDS encoding NAD-dependent epimerase/dehydratase family protein: MQALVTGATGLLGRHLVEALLDRGDSVRALVLPAENTRQLEELGVQVYRGDVCDRESLEAPTNGVDTLFHLAALQGQWVPMKEYAEVNVQGTDNVCRAVLASGIRRLVHVSSWTIYGINRGWALEESVKPAPGDDPYWITKAQGDLLVQRWIEEHALPAAIVRPGTIFGVHDRLNFARVAEKIRAGKAIVIGSGRNFLPLVFVTDVVQGLLLCADAQEAEGEAFNITNDEPLTQRSFLDSVAVDLGVRPPRIHVPYPLALTAAAVAEGAAGFTRNGSPVVTRHGVKLYGTANRHSIQKARQRLGYQPKVTVREGVRLSCRWYEQEYGPAWTVNDRSEAAVS; the protein is encoded by the coding sequence GTGCAGGCACTCGTCACAGGCGCAACCGGATTATTGGGGCGCCATCTGGTTGAAGCCCTGCTGGACCGAGGCGATTCCGTCAGGGCCCTCGTCTTGCCCGCTGAGAACACTCGGCAATTGGAGGAGCTCGGTGTGCAGGTCTACCGCGGGGACGTCTGCGACCGCGAATCGCTAGAGGCACCCACGAACGGTGTAGACACGCTCTTCCACCTCGCGGCCCTGCAGGGCCAGTGGGTCCCGATGAAGGAGTACGCAGAGGTGAACGTCCAAGGTACCGACAACGTGTGCCGCGCAGTGCTCGCGTCCGGCATTCGTCGCCTTGTGCATGTAAGTTCCTGGACGATCTATGGGATCAACCGGGGGTGGGCGCTCGAGGAGAGCGTCAAACCGGCACCAGGCGACGACCCATACTGGATCACCAAGGCTCAAGGCGATCTCTTGGTGCAAAGGTGGATTGAAGAGCACGCCCTGCCAGCAGCAATAGTGCGACCAGGAACGATCTTCGGAGTTCACGACCGTCTCAACTTCGCTCGGGTGGCCGAAAAGATCCGCGCCGGCAAGGCGATCGTGATCGGGTCAGGTCGCAACTTCTTGCCTTTGGTCTTTGTAACTGATGTGGTACAAGGGCTGCTTCTGTGCGCCGACGCGCAGGAGGCTGAAGGGGAGGCGTTCAATATCACGAATGACGAGCCGCTCACCCAGAGATCCTTCCTCGACTCGGTCGCAGTCGATCTGGGTGTTAGACCTCCGCGAATCCACGTGCCGTACCCTCTCGCTTTGACCGCTGCCGCCGTCGCCGAGGGAGCGGCCGGCTTCACACGAAATGGCTCCCCCGTGGTCACCCGGCATGGGGTCAAGCTTTACGGGACCGCCAATCGCCACTCGATCCAGAAGGCCCGTCAGCGGTTGGGCTACCAACCGAAGGTAACAGTGCGCGAGGGAGTCCGCCTCAGCTGCCGGTGGTACGAGCAGGAATACGGCCCTGCTTGGACAGTCAACGACCGGTCAGAAGCGGCCGTCTCGTAG
- a CDS encoding NAD-dependent epimerase/dehydratase family protein, with amino-acid sequence MEILVTGGNGFLGHNLVSALQDRGYSTRVLALDAEDTTWLQERNVAVYRGNILDPNTLRTPFDGVDAVFHLAAMIGVWRPMSDYFAVNVRGTENVCRAAMGTGVGRLIHVSSAMVYETSGDRPATESDPLSPLDEPYSLTKAQGDELVRRLVLDEGLPATVIRPGTLIGPGDQLNFGRMADRIRSGKGVVIGSGANALLLFDVADMVRGLLLALESAGALGNVYNLGPDVPINQIEYLSIIADECGVNVPRRHVPYAALYAAAGIAERVARITNNRIRPFVTRHGVKLYGANNWISIAKAQAELGFEPQVRADDAVRTACRWYFDRDTASGSHAVAGIRTGLES; translated from the coding sequence TTGGAAATCCTTGTCACTGGAGGAAACGGGTTCCTCGGCCACAATCTCGTCAGCGCGCTCCAGGATCGCGGCTATTCCACAAGAGTCCTTGCATTAGATGCTGAGGACACCACCTGGCTTCAAGAGCGCAACGTGGCCGTTTACCGCGGCAACATCCTCGACCCCAATACCCTTCGGACGCCGTTCGATGGTGTTGACGCTGTGTTCCATCTGGCGGCGATGATCGGTGTCTGGCGTCCGATGAGCGACTACTTCGCCGTTAACGTTCGAGGAACCGAGAACGTCTGTCGCGCCGCGATGGGCACCGGTGTTGGTCGATTGATCCACGTCAGCTCGGCGATGGTGTACGAGACCTCCGGCGACCGCCCCGCGACCGAGAGCGACCCTCTCTCTCCGCTCGATGAGCCATACAGCCTGACGAAGGCGCAGGGCGATGAGCTCGTGAGGCGTCTTGTACTCGACGAGGGCCTTCCGGCGACAGTAATCCGACCAGGAACCTTGATTGGACCCGGTGACCAGTTGAACTTCGGTCGGATGGCGGACCGGATTCGATCCGGAAAAGGTGTCGTGATCGGGTCGGGCGCCAATGCCCTTCTACTCTTCGACGTGGCCGACATGGTCCGCGGCCTGCTCTTGGCACTCGAGTCGGCTGGAGCGCTCGGCAACGTATACAACCTCGGACCGGACGTTCCGATAAACCAAATCGAATACCTGTCGATCATCGCGGATGAGTGCGGCGTCAATGTGCCACGAAGACATGTCCCTTACGCGGCGCTCTACGCCGCCGCAGGCATCGCCGAGAGAGTCGCACGGATAACGAACAACCGGATCAGACCGTTCGTTACGCGGCATGGGGTCAAGCTATATGGCGCGAACAACTGGATCTCGATCGCAAAGGCCCAAGCGGAGCTGGGATTCGAGCCCCAGGTACGTGCAGACGACGCTGTACGCACCGCTTGCAGGTGGTACTTCGATCGGGACACGGCATCAGGATCTCACGCCGTCGCCGGTATCCGAACTGGGCTAGAGAGCTGA
- a CDS encoding glycosyltransferase, translating to MTITRETGETHLILVDAPFDAPEEDWSTWGAAASGAKQVITPVQVGVLVSLLALFIVGLYRAPDHALRAALDATTFVYLLTGLHKVRLLVRSESASGNIASEPILPEDDQLPIYTVMVPLHREGRVIPSLVQRLEAIDYPPDRLQILLLIETDDEETVNAVAAYPLPVNIRPVLMAPGEIRTKPRALNIGLQHAAGEFVVVYDAEDQPEPDQLRKAVAALRSAPEEVVCVQARLNFYNRHQSTLTRLFAIDYAIWYDQLLPGLSGDRGQRHAFVPLGGTSNHFWTEMLRHIGGWDPYNVTEDCDLAVRLSREGFKVAMMDSVTWEEAVPRVQPWIKQRSRWIKGYLQTFLVHTRHPFRLWREVHSRAYVDFHVLVGGTALLLLLNPLMWTLTAVYMSTKGTQVGGYIQTLYPPYVYYPSLVSLLLWNFILFYTGAYVCVRHGLADLARYALLVPFYWVILSVGAWVGLISLVRNPFYWDKTEHGVSVNGT from the coding sequence GTGACCATCACCCGCGAGACCGGCGAAACGCATCTCATCTTGGTAGACGCTCCCTTCGACGCGCCCGAGGAGGATTGGTCGACGTGGGGCGCTGCTGCCTCCGGTGCAAAGCAAGTAATCACCCCGGTCCAAGTCGGCGTGCTCGTGTCGCTGCTTGCCTTGTTCATCGTCGGGCTCTACCGGGCCCCGGATCACGCCCTGAGAGCTGCCCTCGACGCGACCACCTTCGTCTATCTGTTGACCGGGCTGCACAAGGTCCGACTCCTAGTCAGAAGCGAGAGTGCGTCTGGAAACATCGCTAGCGAGCCGATCCTTCCGGAGGACGACCAACTCCCTATCTATACAGTGATGGTGCCGCTTCACCGCGAAGGTCGGGTGATCCCGTCGCTAGTCCAGCGGCTGGAGGCTATCGACTACCCCCCGGACCGTCTCCAGATCTTGTTGCTGATCGAAACTGACGACGAGGAAACCGTAAACGCTGTGGCGGCCTATCCGCTTCCCGTGAACATTCGCCCAGTACTCATGGCCCCTGGCGAGATCCGGACCAAGCCGCGGGCACTCAATATCGGGCTCCAGCATGCGGCCGGTGAGTTTGTCGTGGTGTACGACGCGGAGGACCAACCTGAGCCGGATCAGTTGAGGAAGGCTGTCGCAGCGCTCAGGTCCGCGCCTGAGGAAGTCGTGTGTGTCCAGGCCCGGCTCAACTTCTATAACCGACATCAGTCGACGCTCACGCGGCTCTTTGCCATTGACTACGCCATCTGGTACGACCAGCTGTTGCCTGGGCTCTCAGGCGATCGCGGCCAGCGGCACGCTTTCGTCCCCCTAGGCGGCACCTCCAATCACTTCTGGACCGAAATGCTCCGGCACATCGGTGGCTGGGACCCCTACAACGTGACCGAGGACTGCGATCTTGCCGTGCGCCTGAGCCGGGAGGGATTCAAGGTAGCGATGATGGACTCGGTGACTTGGGAGGAAGCTGTTCCGCGAGTCCAACCATGGATCAAACAACGCTCACGGTGGATCAAAGGCTACTTACAGACCTTCTTGGTCCACACGCGACACCCGTTTCGCCTGTGGCGCGAAGTCCACTCTCGCGCCTACGTCGACTTTCACGTACTTGTGGGGGGCACTGCGCTGCTGTTGCTGCTCAACCCGTTGATGTGGACCTTGACTGCGGTGTACATGTCAACCAAGGGAACCCAAGTGGGGGGTTACATACAGACGCTTTACCCCCCTTACGTCTACTACCCGTCGCTCGTGAGTCTCCTCCTCTGGAACTTCATTCTCTTCTATACGGGGGCCTACGTCTGCGTTCGGCACGGTCTGGCCGACCTCGCCCGGTACGCCCTCCTCGTTCCGTTTTATTGGGTCATCCTTAGTGTCGGCGCTTGGGTTGGGCTGATCAGCCTGGTTCGCAATCCGTTCTACTGGGACAAGACCGAGCACGGCGTTAGCGTTAACGGTACCTGA
- a CDS encoding NAD-dependent epimerase/dehydratase family protein has translation MTVLITGAGGFLGGHLAETLRASGYAVRALVQPGEDVTALTETNADICYGDLDDRDSLERAVDRAELVLHCAAKTGPWGHYFDYHRINVEGTERLLNASLQAGVKRFIHVSSITVHGADVRGTATESSPLVSDGDPYTRTKLEAEQVLQQRIAQENASVTIVRPGMIYGPRDSHTFGRIARLIDGGRMVIIGSGRNQMPLIHVSDAARGILLASEARHAVGRTYLLVNDEPTTQLDFLSRIAEELGAATPRFHIPYRPALALAGSVETAFRIMGSKQPPPVTRFGLKQFGGENRFIVDRARHELGFVPKFGLEAGVRDSVAWFRTQALTTALH, from the coding sequence ATGACGGTACTAATCACTGGAGCAGGGGGATTCCTCGGAGGCCACCTCGCAGAAACCCTGCGCGCGTCGGGATATGCGGTACGCGCGCTCGTGCAACCTGGGGAGGACGTCACCGCGTTGACGGAAACGAACGCGGACATCTGCTATGGCGACCTCGACGACCGGGACTCCCTCGAACGCGCTGTCGACCGAGCCGAACTTGTACTGCACTGCGCAGCAAAGACCGGACCATGGGGACACTATTTCGACTACCACAGAATCAACGTCGAAGGCACCGAGCGGCTGCTGAACGCCTCGCTGCAGGCGGGCGTGAAACGCTTCATCCACGTGAGTTCGATCACCGTTCACGGGGCCGACGTCAGGGGTACCGCCACCGAATCAAGCCCTCTGGTTTCCGACGGCGATCCATACACGCGCACGAAGCTCGAGGCCGAGCAAGTCTTGCAGCAACGGATCGCCCAAGAGAATGCTTCAGTGACCATTGTCAGGCCCGGAATGATCTACGGACCGAGAGATTCCCATACCTTCGGTCGGATTGCGCGACTTATCGATGGTGGCCGGATGGTCATTATCGGGTCAGGGCGCAATCAGATGCCGCTCATCCACGTTAGTGACGCCGCGCGTGGGATCCTCCTGGCCAGCGAGGCTCGACACGCCGTCGGTCGGACTTACCTCCTCGTCAACGACGAACCCACGACCCAGCTCGACTTTCTCAGCAGGATCGCCGAGGAGCTTGGAGCCGCAACCCCACGGTTCCATATCCCGTATCGCCCGGCCCTTGCACTGGCGGGATCGGTAGAAACGGCATTTCGGATCATGGGAAGCAAACAACCGCCACCGGTGACCCGTTTCGGCCTCAAGCAGTTCGGGGGTGAGAACCGCTTCATCGTCGACCGCGCACGTCACGAACTCGGATTCGTCCCCAAGTTTGGTTTAGAAGCCGGGGTCCGAGACAGCGTCGCTTGGTTTCGCACCCAGGCGTTGACTACCGCTCTTCACTAG
- a CDS encoding NAD-dependent epimerase/dehydratase family protein — protein MSQQSPLPQAESGTSGTVLVTGGAGFLGSALVRELVARGVRVRVLVRRAKQAEEQWRLGAEPILGDVADRSALEAGLDGVSCVYHLAGKLLEPGEPPEQYRCTHVEGTQLLLECARQVSSLRRFVHCSTTGVLGPTGDKPADEEAPMRPSNVYEATKSEAELAVRAAIQLGLPGVIVRPGLVYGPGDWHLLKFYDAILRRQFRPIGRREVWLHPIYIDDMTHAFVRCASESKAVGECLNVAGQEVVSLAQLADTIARAGGTFLPVGRIPLALAWVAALTFDALPARLRQRAPLTRDRLDFLTHSRVYDVEKAFEILNFRAKTDLVTGVGRTMAWYLESTSERPPRTVPRVAVAD, from the coding sequence GTGAGTCAGCAGAGCCCGCTCCCGCAAGCTGAAAGTGGAACCAGCGGTACCGTCCTAGTAACAGGCGGCGCGGGATTCCTCGGGTCTGCGCTCGTGCGAGAACTGGTCGCCAGAGGGGTTAGGGTCCGGGTGCTTGTTCGACGGGCGAAACAGGCGGAGGAGCAATGGCGTCTCGGCGCCGAGCCAATTCTCGGCGACGTCGCAGATCGCTCGGCTCTCGAAGCCGGGCTGGACGGCGTAAGTTGCGTCTACCACCTCGCGGGGAAGCTTCTCGAGCCAGGTGAGCCACCTGAGCAGTACCGGTGTACACATGTCGAGGGAACCCAGCTTCTGCTGGAGTGCGCCAGGCAGGTATCGAGTCTCAGGCGCTTCGTGCACTGCAGCACGACTGGAGTGCTCGGGCCTACCGGAGACAAGCCTGCGGACGAAGAGGCACCGATGCGGCCCAGCAACGTCTATGAGGCAACGAAGTCCGAAGCTGAGCTCGCGGTGCGCGCGGCGATCCAGCTTGGTCTTCCGGGGGTAATCGTCCGTCCTGGCCTCGTGTACGGTCCTGGGGACTGGCACCTCCTGAAATTCTACGATGCCATCCTGCGCCGGCAGTTCCGGCCAATCGGACGACGAGAGGTGTGGCTGCACCCTATCTACATCGATGACATGACCCACGCGTTCGTACGCTGCGCCTCGGAATCCAAGGCGGTCGGCGAGTGCCTCAACGTGGCTGGCCAAGAAGTCGTGTCGCTTGCCCAGCTCGCAGACACGATCGCCAGGGCCGGTGGAACCTTCCTGCCTGTGGGCCGTATACCGCTGGCCCTAGCCTGGGTAGCGGCTCTGACGTTCGATGCTCTGCCTGCCAGGCTCCGGCAGCGGGCGCCCCTGACCCGGGACCGGCTCGACTTCCTTACTCACAGCCGTGTTTACGACGTGGAGAAGGCTTTCGAGATCCTGAACTTCCGTGCGAAAACTGACCTTGTTACGGGTGTTGGCCGAACGATGGCCTGGTACCTCGAATCCACTTCTGAGCGCCCGCCGAGGACGGTCCCTCGGGTCGCGGTGGCTGACTGA
- a CDS encoding radical SAM protein, with protein sequence MTEVLGQIPALKASYMSGRVTTLPVNITVSVSYKCNSRCKTCNVWQLPNDDLTLNEWDLVFQSLGKAPYWFTFSGGEPTWRPDLPEMVESAYRHCRPGIINIPTNGILDRVIPGRIERVLQVAPESEVVVNLSIDGYGEKHDEIRGVPNNWRRAMSTYQQFKELKSKYSNLTLGIHTVLSNFNIDSFPELCEFVQKELKPDQYITEIAEERVELDTVGLGITPTAERYEVAIDVLLDSLRGQRLLGVAEVTQAFRRRYYEIVKRTLREQKQIIPCMAGVASAQIAPNGDVWTCCIRAQSMGNLREHNYDFGTVWRTGKAQELRRSIKAGECYCPLANAAYTNMLTHVPTLARVAGEVGRSKAVAFLGKRPISSVEGLSESAEPAPAS encoded by the coding sequence ATGACAGAAGTGCTCGGCCAGATACCGGCCCTCAAAGCCTCGTACATGAGCGGACGGGTTACGACGCTGCCTGTGAACATAACGGTAAGCGTCAGCTACAAGTGCAACTCGCGCTGCAAGACCTGCAACGTGTGGCAACTGCCTAACGATGATCTGACCCTCAACGAGTGGGATCTGGTCTTTCAGTCGCTTGGTAAGGCTCCTTACTGGTTCACCTTCAGCGGGGGAGAGCCGACCTGGCGACCTGACCTACCCGAAATGGTCGAGAGTGCATACCGGCACTGCCGGCCGGGGATAATCAACATTCCGACGAACGGCATTCTCGACCGGGTCATTCCCGGTCGGATCGAGCGAGTTCTGCAAGTGGCACCCGAGTCGGAAGTAGTCGTGAACCTGTCGATCGATGGCTACGGCGAGAAGCACGACGAAATTCGTGGCGTCCCGAACAACTGGCGACGCGCGATGAGCACATACCAGCAGTTCAAGGAATTGAAGAGCAAGTACAGCAACCTGACCTTGGGAATCCACACGGTCCTCTCCAACTTCAATATCGACTCATTTCCGGAGCTGTGCGAGTTTGTTCAGAAGGAGTTGAAGCCGGATCAGTACATAACCGAGATCGCCGAGGAGCGCGTTGAGCTCGACACGGTCGGGCTCGGAATAACCCCCACAGCGGAGAGGTACGAGGTTGCCATCGACGTTCTTCTCGACAGTTTGCGAGGGCAACGCCTGCTCGGCGTGGCCGAGGTGACGCAGGCTTTCCGGCGCCGGTACTACGAGATAGTCAAGCGGACCCTTCGAGAGCAGAAGCAGATCATTCCGTGCATGGCGGGTGTTGCTTCTGCTCAGATCGCGCCCAACGGTGATGTATGGACGTGTTGCATCAGGGCACAGTCCATGGGGAACCTGCGCGAGCATAACTACGACTTCGGTACAGTATGGCGCACCGGGAAAGCGCAGGAGTTGCGCCGGAGCATCAAGGCTGGCGAGTGTTATTGCCCACTAGCAAACGCCGCCTACACCAACATGCTCACCCACGTGCCAACCCTCGCCCGGGTGGCGGGAGAAGTCGGGCGTTCGAAGGCCGTCGCCTTCCTCGGCAAGCGCCCGATCTCGAGTGTCGAAGGCCTCAGTGAGTCAGCAGAGCCCGCTCCCGCAAGCTGA
- a CDS encoding glycosyltransferase family 39 protein has translation MVQVEIEAPTRVRALQNPVSIRDQVFALYKWLRVHVSDTWWVGIIAASVSLAVYAWYESRGMTTLFNDARVRELIARRVISSRTPGLAQLGATWLPLPGILMMPFIWSDALFRDGLAGAIPSMLAYVLAATYVYRFARLATSSRAAGWLAAGILMANPSLLYMQSTAMSETVSLCAFVAGLFYAFRLTKTHHSSDIVKCASAVAAGSLVRYDDWLIAFALVPVLAWIAWKHGGYLLAEAWVILYSLLAFAGCVAWVIYNAVIFHDPLLSFFYGQSSHKYYPNTPGRLLPARGHPIVALKMYGFSVAGTVGWPLIALALAGLLVAMWRLRVRADSLPVFMSLLPFVFYSLVFYLGVNTANVPQLSFGGYYNVRFALAMVPAVALFAAFFASMGESRTRRWVAGSLLLPVAVWGFWGSTHQKPFVVREAVYGNANLRVPGHTEANWMAANYHGGNILLTYLDNSAMAFYLMTDYRVPDRAFLTDANGVQFAAALAHPQDSVTWIILSLNLQDGGNRIRTALLGDPAWRSYFALRATLGTTQIYEKLQNVSSGGEATYALGP, from the coding sequence ATGGTTCAAGTAGAGATCGAAGCCCCCACTCGTGTCAGGGCGCTACAAAATCCTGTTTCGATCCGAGATCAGGTATTCGCCCTCTATAAATGGCTCAGAGTGCATGTCTCGGACACGTGGTGGGTCGGGATAATTGCCGCGTCTGTGAGCCTCGCCGTCTACGCCTGGTACGAGTCGCGCGGCATGACCACATTGTTCAACGACGCCCGTGTCCGGGAGCTGATCGCACGACGCGTAATTTCGAGCCGCACACCCGGGCTCGCCCAACTCGGAGCTACCTGGCTGCCATTACCTGGCATTCTCATGATGCCGTTCATTTGGAGCGATGCCCTTTTCCGGGACGGTCTCGCCGGCGCCATCCCATCGATGCTGGCATATGTGTTGGCCGCCACCTACGTGTACCGCTTCGCCAGACTCGCCACGTCGAGTCGCGCAGCTGGCTGGCTTGCCGCAGGGATTCTCATGGCCAACCCCAGCCTCCTGTACATGCAGAGCACCGCGATGAGCGAGACGGTTTCGCTCTGCGCATTTGTGGCCGGCCTCTTTTATGCGTTTCGGCTGACAAAGACACATCACTCCTCCGACATCGTCAAATGTGCCTCGGCGGTAGCGGCCGGGTCGCTCGTCCGTTACGACGACTGGCTAATCGCGTTTGCCCTAGTTCCAGTGCTGGCTTGGATCGCCTGGAAACACGGGGGGTACCTCCTGGCCGAAGCCTGGGTCATCCTGTACAGCCTCCTTGCTTTCGCCGGGTGTGTTGCTTGGGTCATCTACAACGCGGTTATCTTCCACGACCCGCTCTTGTCCTTCTTCTACGGGCAGTCCAGCCACAAGTACTATCCGAATACCCCCGGCCGGCTCCTTCCCGCCCGGGGTCACCCGATCGTCGCTCTGAAGATGTACGGGTTTTCGGTAGCTGGGACCGTTGGCTGGCCGCTGATAGCGCTCGCGCTGGCCGGACTATTGGTCGCCATGTGGCGGTTGAGGGTGCGAGCTGACTCGCTGCCTGTGTTCATGAGCCTCTTACCCTTCGTCTTCTATTCGCTCGTGTTCTATCTCGGGGTGAATACCGCGAACGTTCCCCAGCTGAGTTTTGGTGGTTACTACAACGTCCGGTTCGCACTTGCCATGGTTCCGGCTGTCGCGCTATTCGCCGCTTTCTTCGCCTCGATGGGCGAGTCGCGCACGCGAAGATGGGTGGCGGGAAGCCTCCTGCTTCCCGTGGCGGTCTGGGGATTTTGGGGATCCACCCACCAGAAGCCCTTTGTGGTGCGCGAAGCGGTGTACGGAAACGCCAACCTTCGGGTTCCTGGCCACACAGAGGCGAACTGGATGGCCGCGAACTACCACGGGGGGAACATTCTTCTGACCTACCTGGACAACTCAGCGATGGCGTTTTACCTGATGACCGACTACCGGGTCCCCGACCGTGCGTTCCTAACCGACGCCAACGGCGTCCAGTTTGCAGCAGCGCTTGCCCACCCCCAGGATTCAGTGACCTGGATAATCCTGAGCCTCAATCTCCAGGACGGTGGGAACCGGATCAGGACTGCGCTGCTGGGGGATCCTGCCTGGCGGTCGTACTTCGCCCTGCGGGCGACACTTGGGACAACCCAGATATACGAGAAACTCCAGAACGTCTCCTCCGGCGGCGAGGCGACTTACGCACTCGGCCCCTAG
- a CDS encoding SDR family oxidoreductase: MSRSLDGSVVLVTGASSGIGAATAMEFGQQGARVVIAARRSGMLEERAREVVEAGGRVLAIPTDVTDPVQVSHLVERTSKEFGPIDILVNNAGVNWSRRLGDTSPDEVRRVVSVNLLATVQLSLAVLPDMQRRRTGTIISVGSVAGHVPIEPLYSATKFGVRGFSLALRRQLSGSGVSVCLVSPGNIRTAMTRSLDEEMPGPEAVAKAIVRIAKRPRRDRVVPTKYLGVVWLDRVAPGLADAAFSWRHRGQPEGSKMPAYAEPPASI; encoded by the coding sequence ATGAGCCGGTCACTCGATGGAAGTGTTGTGCTGGTAACGGGAGCGAGCTCCGGAATCGGAGCAGCGACTGCAATGGAATTCGGCCAGCAAGGTGCTCGGGTGGTCATTGCTGCACGGCGAAGCGGCATGCTGGAGGAACGGGCGCGCGAAGTCGTTGAGGCCGGCGGACGAGTTCTGGCGATCCCTACCGACGTGACCGATCCCGTACAGGTATCCCACCTTGTCGAGCGGACATCCAAAGAGTTCGGACCAATCGATATCCTCGTGAACAACGCAGGCGTGAATTGGTCTCGAAGGCTCGGGGACACGTCGCCCGATGAGGTTCGCCGGGTCGTGTCCGTCAATTTGTTGGCCACCGTGCAATTGTCGCTCGCCGTCTTGCCAGACATGCAGCGTCGCCGAACGGGAACGATCATCTCGGTTGGCTCCGTAGCGGGGCACGTGCCGATAGAGCCTCTCTATTCGGCAACCAAATTCGGTGTGCGAGGATTCTCGCTGGCACTGCGGCGACAGCTCTCTGGCAGCGGGGTTTCTGTCTGCCTCGTCTCGCCAGGAAACATCCGCACCGCGATGACTCGCTCCCTCGATGAGGAGATGCCAGGGCCGGAGGCGGTCGCCAAGGCAATCGTTCGAATCGCCAAGCGGCCCCGCCGGGACCGTGTTGTGCCCACGAAGTATCTCGGAGTTGTCTGGTTGGACCGGGTGGCTCCTGGTCTCGCGGATGCCGCGTTCTCGTGGAGGCACCGGGGCCAGCCCGAAGGAAGCAAGATGCCCGCGTACGCGGAGCCCCCGGCATCTATCTAG